The Campylobacter volucris genome contains a region encoding:
- the mobC gene encoding plasmid mobilization relaxosome protein MobC: protein MLNKNTKKKKNKIDQDFILELAKWGNNLNQVAKHLNAKKGGIDRVALEMLSKIENHLKELRETIK from the coding sequence ATGTTAAATAAAAACACCAAAAAGAAAAAAAACAAAATCGATCAAGATTTTATTTTAGAATTAGCAAAGTGGGGAAATAATTTAAATCAAGTAGCTAAGCATTTAAATGCAAAAAAGGGTGGAATTGATAGAGTAGCTTTAGAAATGTTAAGCAAAATAGAAAATCATTTAAAAGAACTTAGGGAAACCATTAAATGA